The window GCAGCGTCCGCAGTGCGACCCGGCACCGAACGAGATGCGTTCGGAAAGCGGCGCCTGCGTGTGCAAGACCGGCTTCATTCGCGGCTCGGGTCGCCAGTGCGTCGGCATCGTCGAGCCCGATCTCTGCCCCGACGGCAGGCCGATGCCGAAGAACGGCCGCTGCCTGAAGGACGAGCCGCCGCTCTGCGAGCCCGGTCCGAACGAGGTGCGCGGCGACGGCAAGTGCGTCTGCAAGCGCGGCTACGACCGCGACAATACCGGCCGCTGCGTGAAGGACGAGCCGCCGCTCTGCGAGCCGGGTCCGAACGAGGTGCGCGACGACGGCAAGTGCGTCTGCAAGCGCGGCTACGACCGCGACAAGAACGGCCGCTGCGTGAAGGACGAGCCGCCGCTCTGCGAGCCGGGTCCGAACGAGGTGCGCGACGACGGCAAGTGCGTCTGCAAGCGCGGCTACGACCGCGACAAGAACGGCCGCTGCCTGAAGGACGAGCCACCGCTCTGCGAGCCCGGTCCGAACGAAGTGCGCGACGACGGCAAGTGCGTCTGCAAGCCCGGCTACGACCGCGACAAGAACGGCCGCTGCCTGAAGGACGAGGTGCCGCTCTGCGAGCCCGGTCCGAACGAGGTGCGCGACGACGGCAAGTGCGTCTGCAAGCGCGGCTTCGAGCGTGACAAGAACGGCCGCTGCATCACCGGCGGCTCGGACCCAGCCGAGGAGTGCCGCAAGAAGGGTTGGCTGTGGACCGGCAAGCGTTGCGTCGAGCCGCCGAAGCCGTGCCCGAAGGGAATGGTCGGCACGGCGCCGAACTGCAAGGCGATCGAGACGCCACGCTGCCCGACCGGCTTCACCGGCACGCCGCCGAACTGCAAGCCGATCCCCAAGCCGAAGTGCCCGACCGGCATGGTCGGGACACCGCCCAACTGTCGGTCCATCGTGAAGCCGAAATGCCCGAGCGGCACGTCCGGGACGTTCCCGAACTGCAAGAGTGTCGTCCCGCGGTTGAACAAGAATGTCGTCCCGCGGCTGAAGGAGTCGCAGGCGCCACCCGTGGTGATCAAGAACTTCAAAGCGCCGCGGAAGCAGAGCAACTAGACGCGCAGGCCGGGAGCTTCCTGGCCTGTGCGCTCCACGTACTCCGTATAGCCGCCGCCGTAGGCGTGGATGCCGTCGGGCGTCAACTCCAGCACGCGGTTCGACAGCGCGGCGAGGAAGCGACGGTCGTGCGAGACGAACAGCATGGCACCCTCGTACTGCGCCAGCGCCGTGATCAGCATCTCTTTCGTCGCCATGTCGAGATGGTTCGTCGGCTCGTCGAGCACCAGGAAGTTCGGCGGGTCATAGAGCATCAGCGCCATGACGAGGCGCGCCTTCTCGCCGCCCGACAGCACGCGGCAGCGCTTTTCCACGTCGTCGCCCGAGAAGCCGAAGCAGCCGGCGAGCGAGCGCAGCGAACCCTGGCTCGCCTGCGGGAATGAATCTTCCAACGTTTGGAACACTGTCCGCTCGCCCTTGAGCAGGTCCATCGCGTGCTGGGCGAAGTAGCCCATCTTGACGCTGCCGCCGACCGACACGCTGCCGGCATCCGGCTCTGCCGCACCGGCGACGAGCTTCAACAGCGTCGACTTGCCCGCGCCATTGATACCCATGACGCACCAGCGCTCACGCCGGCGCACCTGGAAGTCGAGCCCGTCATAGATGCGGCGGCTGCCGTAGCCCTTGCGGACGCTCTTGAGGCTGACGACATCCTCGCCCGAGCGCGGCGCCGGGGCAAACTCGAACGTCACCGTCTGCCGGCGCTTGGGCGGCTCGACGCGTTCGATCTTGTCGATCTGCTTGACGCGGCTCTGCACTTGCGCGGCGTGCGAGGCGCGCGCCTTGAAGCGCTCGATGAAGCGCATCTCCTTGGCGAGCATCGCCTGCTGGCGGTCGAACTGCGCCTGCTGCTGGCGCTCGTTGAGCGCGCGCTGCTGCTCGTAGAATTCGAGATCACCGGTGTAGGTCGTCAGCGCGCCGCCGTCGATCTCGACGACCTTGCGGACGACGCGGTTCATGAACTCGCGGTCGTGCGAGGTCATCAGCAGCACGCCCTCGTAGCCCTTGAGGAACTCTTCCAGCCAGATCAGGCTTTCGAGGTCGAGGTGGTTGCTCGGCTCGTCGAGCAGCATGGCGTCGGGGCGCATGAGCAGAACGCGGGCGAGCGCCACGCGCATCTTCCAGCCGCCCGACAGCGCCCCGACGTCGCCGTCCATCATCTCCTGCGTGAAGCTGAGGCCGGCGAGCACCTCGCGGGCACGGCCCTCCAGCGCGTAGCCATCGAGCGACTCGAAGCGCGCCTGCACCTCGCCATAGCGCTCGATGATCTCATCCATCTCGTCGGCGCGTTCAGGGTCCTGCATGGCGGCCTCGAGCGCCTTCAGCTCGGCGCCCACCTCGCTCACCGGTCCCGCTCCGTTCATCACCTCGGCGACGGCGCTGTGGCCCGACATCTCACCGACGTCCTGGCTGAAGTAGCCGATGGTCACGCCGCGATCGACGGCGACCGTGCCCTCGTCCGGCTGCTCCTCGCCGATGATCATGCGGAAGAGCGTGGTCTTGCCGGCGCCGTTCGGGCCGACCAGGCCGACCTTCTCGCCGCGGTTGAGCGTGGCCCCCGCCTCGATGAAGACGATCTGGTGGCCGTTCTGCTTGCCGATGTTGTCAAGACGGATCATGTGACCGATGTCTGGAGCAAATGTCTCCCCGGCCTCCGGCTTGGAAGCGATGCGCGGGGGTGTTGAGGAGGAGTTGGCTGGGCTGCTGCCCTTCTTGGACGCGACTTAGGTCAGCATCGGGCGCGATGTCAATTTCCGCGCCCTCGTGGTGCCGCCGACATGGCGCCCACAACGTCACTTTCATTCTCCAACTTAAGACGCGCAAACGCCGATCTATTTTCAGCGGAAAACCGCGCATATGGAGTTGCGTAGTTGCCGGCCCGCCACATTGAGAGTCGCAAAATAAGAACCGGCGATGCGCCGTACTTCCACGGGCAGTTTTTTTCGTCCAATCTGCCTCCATATTGTGAGTAAAAAAAATGCGTGCGTCCTTGCTGAAGCCCTTAGTTGCGGCTGTCATTTTATTGTTTTTGACGTCGTGCAGCGGTGAGGATCCACTCACGAGCGGCATCGGCACCGAGCTATTCGTCCAAGACACGATTGCTCGCGCCGAATTGCAGGATGAATACTTCGGCTGGATGTGCCGGCGCGCCGGACTTATTGGCCCGCGGCCAGCCGGAATGTCCTATTATTGCGACTATAACAGGATGCACGCAGCAGGATGGCGAAGCGCCGTCCTTGCCTCGCTCAACGATATAGACGATCGCTGCGAAGCCTATTTGTCGACGCTCGATAAGGCGAAACGCAACCGCGCCTCTTTCCTCGCCGAGTTGAGAAGCGCCACGAGCACGGCGGGCATCATTCTAAGCACGACCGGGGTCGGCCCTACGGCCATTGGCATCATCGAGGCCGCGTTCGGGCTCGCGGAGAGCTCGCTCGACAACTACTACTCCCGCCTGATCCTCGAGGTGGAGGAAGGCACCGTACAGAACCTCGTATTGAAGCGGCAGACGGCGTACCGCACGCTCCTGCAAGACCAGTACATGATCTACATCAGGAGCAAGCCAGCCGCCTTCTATGCCGTGCGCGGCTACTTGCGCATCTGCCTGCCGTCGACCATCGAAGCGCGCATCAACTCGACCCTCGACAGCATAGTCTACCTAAATGAGGGCCGACCGGTCAGGACTTCCGGCGCGCACTACTACACGAAAGGAGGCGGCTACCTGGACCCCGTGATGTCGGGCGCCACGCCAACGGTTGATCCAGACCTCGAAAGTTTGCG of the Hyphomicrobium album genome contains:
- a CDS encoding ABC-F family ATP-binding cassette domain-containing protein; translated protein: MIRLDNIGKQNGHQIVFIEAGATLNRGEKVGLVGPNGAGKTTLFRMIIGEEQPDEGTVAVDRGVTIGYFSQDVGEMSGHSAVAEVMNGAGPVSEVGAELKALEAAMQDPERADEMDEIIERYGEVQARFESLDGYALEGRAREVLAGLSFTQEMMDGDVGALSGGWKMRVALARVLLMRPDAMLLDEPSNHLDLESLIWLEEFLKGYEGVLLMTSHDREFMNRVVRKVVEIDGGALTTYTGDLEFYEQQRALNERQQQAQFDRQQAMLAKEMRFIERFKARASHAAQVQSRVKQIDKIERVEPPKRRQTVTFEFAPAPRSGEDVVSLKSVRKGYGSRRIYDGLDFQVRRRERWCVMGINGAGKSTLLKLVAGAAEPDAGSVSVGGSVKMGYFAQHAMDLLKGERTVFQTLEDSFPQASQGSLRSLAGCFGFSGDDVEKRCRVLSGGEKARLVMALMLYDPPNFLVLDEPTNHLDMATKEMLITALAQYEGAMLFVSHDRRFLAALSNRVLELTPDGIHAYGGGYTEYVERTGQEAPGLRV